The Sphaerodactylus townsendi isolate TG3544 linkage group LG02, MPM_Stown_v2.3, whole genome shotgun sequence DNA segment TGTTGCAAATGCCAAACCTGGAACAGCTCAGAGCTCCACCGCAGTGATGTCTTAAGCAGGGCTAGAGTTCAGGTCAGGGGCCTTGTTTGAACTATTAACCTGGGTGAATGATAGCAGAATCATGCAGACTAACTTGTCTCCTCCCAAGAGATCTAATCTTCTTTAAATATACTGATTATCCCACAAGTGCCTGAGCCCTTCTTTGGTGCCCTGATTTAATGGTATCCCACAGACCCAAAATTCACTATTAATCTGTCATATTTCTGCTTTGGAGTCACCATTCCCAGAGTGAGGAATTTGGAACTGCACCACTCCTTTCTGAGTTTCCAAGGGTTCCTCGGTGCATTGCTAAGCTTACATTTATTGCACTAAAATCCACAATGTTAAAGTTTTCCTGACAAGTCAGTGCACAGTTTGGCCGTTCCCTGAAAGAATCACATAGGACAAGGAATCCTTTAAACTAAAATTGTTCATTTTGTGCTCTGTGATTTTTGAATAGAAACCGTCCAAGTAGTTGATTCCTTGTTCTTTCATTCCTttgcttgttcttctgttttgctTCATATTTCTCCCCTCTTGGCCTTCCATGTAATAATCTGTGCATGCTACGACTGCTTTCCATCTTCGTCATAGTGTTCGCTTTTTAGAAAACCCACTGTGTCCCTTAAGCTCTTGTGCATTTTCAGTGATGTGCAGCTCTCTGTGTTTGGTTCTGAAGTGTTGCGCCTTTGCAGTTGGGAGCGCTTGTGCTTTGAAAAACAACAGGGTTGCCAAATAAATCCCCTAGCAGAGCTGTGACCACGCAGACTTCAGGAGTTCCTGAATTTCTTCAGCATATCTCCCTACCTGCTGGTTCAGGTGACTTCTCTGGAATAGATGTTAGCTGTTTTCTCTTCATTATGCTGGGAAGGTTTACTATTCTGCCGCCTCTGCCGTAAACACATCCTGAATTTTtgaacttttcccccttttcttttaggCCAGAATGGACTCAATAAGCCGACCGTTTACCTCACTGGCCATTCCGTTGTCACCCCAAACAAAAACAGCCGCCCCATATGCAACAGCATCACAGCCCTCGCCCCCTctaccgccaccgccaccgccccctccaccacctcctcctccaccacccccgCCTCCGCCCCCTCTGCCTAGCCAATCGGTGCCATCTGGAGGGGGCTCGGCAACTGTCTTTGTAAAGTACAGCACCATCACCAGACTGCAGAATGCCTCTCAGCACGGGGGGCTGCTCTTCAAGCCACCTCTCATGGCACAGCAGCCACCTCCGCTCCCACCACCAGGAAAGCCTCCAACTCCCCTGCCCCCGAATGGTGtggtccctcccccaccccctcccccacctccccctaccCCAGGCTCTGCAATGGCACAGCTCATGAAGCCAGTGCCTTCCAACCCGTCGGTACCACAATTCACCCCACCGCCACCTCCCCTGCCACCTCTCAAAATCCACCAGGTTCATCAGAATATTCCTCTGCTGCCACTGACTGCTGTGACCGCTGCTTCaccgcccccacctccccaaatgcCTGCGCCCCCACCTCCACAAGCACCGCCCAAGCCGGTCATGACTTTGCCTACACAAAACAGTGCAAAAGCCGCCTCACCTGTACTGACGCAGCCTAcccctcctgctccttctgccaTGAAGAAACAGCCAAGCTTCACCACCCCACAAATTCCTTTGTCTCCTGCCCAACTAGGCCCTACTCCACCACCCACATTGCCCAAACAGCAGAGCTATTCCAGTaagtttcctccctccccccagtctCCCATGCCATCAGTCGTGAAGCTAATAGCCAGTCAGTTtccggctcctccccctccccccttgccactCTCAGAGCCCCAGCCTTTAAAGCCTGCTCCTCTGAGCGTTCCCCCGCACTCCCCTCCCGCAGTGAAAGCTAAGCCAAAATGGCAACCCACCTCAGCCCCTTCACCTGACTTCCCTCCGCCTCCCCCTGAGAGTAGCCTCCCGTTCCCTTCTCCACCATCCCCGGCTCCATCAGCAGTATCTCCCACCCCAGAGAAGCCAGGTGGTTCTCCGGGAAAAAAAGCTAATAAGACCTCCAGTCCCGGAGCAAAGAaaccaccccctaccccccagcGCAACTCCAGCATCAAATCTAACAGCTCGGCTGAATACCATGAATCTAAGAGACCCTCGGTGGACGCCTTGGTCAGCAAATTTGCACACCCACCGGAACCTTCGGGCTCTCCTTCCAAGGAGACTTCAGCTCCCCCTGCTGCTCCTCCGAAGCCCGGAAAGCTGAATCTGCCTATTGTTCTTCAGCAAGCTGGGCTCTCAGCAAAAGCCCCCACCGTAGGAGCCTCTGGGAAGGGTGCCGGGGAAGAGTTTCCTTCTCCTCCATCCGATTCAgactttcctccaccaccacctgaaATAGAGCTTCCTCTGCCACCCGTAGAGATTCCAGCTGTGTTTTCAGGAAATACCTCTCCAAAAGTTGCTGTGGTCAATCCTCAGCCTCAGCCGTGGTCTAAATCATCGGGGAAGAAAGCTCCTCCTCCAACACGCCCCAAACGCAACGACAGCACTCGACTCACGCAGGCCGAAATCGCGGAATCCCAGGTGACCACCAGCTCCCAAGTGCCCACTTCCCCCAAGTCCGGCCTTAGCGTTCAGCCTGGCTTCCTGGCTGACCTGAACAGGACTCTACAGCGCAAGTCCATTACTCGACATGGTTCCCTCTCCTCCGCCCGGATTTCGAGGGCGGAGCCAACCGCTACAATGGATGATATGGCTTTGCCCCCGCCTCCCCCGGAACTCCTTTCAGACAAGCAGAAGACAAGCAACTTTGGAGGCGCTCATATATCAGGCTATGCAACTTTAAGAAGGGGACCGCCTCCTGCGCCTCCGAAACGGGATCAAAACACCAAGCTTTCTCGAGACTGGTGATGAGGAAGATAACCGTAGCTGCGTATGGGTTGCTTGCAAAATTGTCAAGATGACATACGTGATACATTGGTATTCAGTCTTGTCCAGTAGCTGTGATTCAAAGAGAAGTACTGAAACAGTCACTACAGTGAGGACATTCCCTTTCGCTATCAGTCCTAAAAATTTGTTGTTGGGGCTGGAGGGGTGGGccattctgaatttta contains these protein-coding regions:
- the RAPH1 gene encoding ras-associated and pleckstrin homology domains-containing protein 1 isoform X1; this encodes MEQLSDEELDHGAEEDSDKEDQDLDKMFGAWLGELDKLTQSLDTDKPMEPVKRSPLRQETNIANFSYRFSMYNLNEALNQGETVDLDALMADLCSIEQELSSIGSQSANSTSMKRFAPDGKMVQRPPGGSRLAGKHSSMKGLSCSSSNRVTKPSHAIFSLDDITAQLEKASLSMDEAAQQPVMEDIKPVVTTQHRRTASAGTVSDADVRSISNSSRSSITSAASSMDSLDIDKVTRPQELDLTQQAQPISEHSYLDRETSLLLRNIAGKPSHLLTKEEQAAKLKAEKIRVALEKIKEAQVKKLVIRVHMSDDSSKTMMVDERQTVRQVLDNLMDKSHCGFSLDWSLVETISELQMERIFEDHENLVENLLNWTRDSQNKLMFVERIEKYALFKNPQNYLLGKRETSEMADRNKEVLLEECFCGSSVTVPEIEGVLWLKDDGKKSWKKRYFLLRASGIYYVPKGKAKVSRDLVCFLQLDHVNVYYGQDYRNKYKAPTDYCLVLKHPQIQKKSQYIKYLCCDDVRTLHQWVNGIRIAKYGKQLYVNYQEALKRTESAYDWTSLSSSSIKSGSSSSSLPESQSNHSNQSDSGVSDTQMGHVRSQSIVSSIFSEAWKRGTQLEESSKISARMDSISRPFTSLAIPLSPQTKTAAPYATASQPSPPLPPPPPPPPPPPPPPPPPPPPLPSQSVPSGGGSATVFVKYSTITRLQNASQHGGLLFKPPLMAQQPPPLPPPGKPPTPLPPNGVVPPPPPPPPPPTPGSAMAQLMKPVPSNPSVPQFTPPPPPLPPLKIHQVHQNIPLLPLTAVTAASPPPPPQMPAPPPPQAPPKPVMTLPTQNSAKAASPVLTQPTPPAPSAMKKQPSFTTPQIPLSPAQLGPTPPPTLPKQQSYSSKFPPSPQSPMPSVVKLIASQFPAPPPPPLPLSEPQPLKPAPLSVPPHSPPAVKAKPKWQPTSAPSPDFPPPPPESSLPFPSPPSPAPSAVSPTPEKPGGSPGKKANKTSSPGAKKPPPTPQRNSSIKSNSSAEYHESKRPSVDALVSKFAHPPEPSGSPSKETSAPPAAPPKPGKLNLPIVLQQAGLSAKAPTVGASGKGAGEEFPSPPSDSDFPPPPPEIELPLPPVEIPAVFSGNTSPKVAVVNPQPQPWSKSSGKKAPPPTRPKRNDSTRLTQAEIAESQVTTSSQVPTSPKSGLSVQPGFLADLNRTLQRKSITRHGSLSSARISRAEPTATMDDMALPPPPPELLSDKQKTSNFGGAHISGYATLRRGPPPAPPKRDQNTKLSRDW
- the RAPH1 gene encoding ras-associated and pleckstrin homology domains-containing protein 1 isoform X2 yields the protein MEQLSDEELDHGAEEDSDKEDQDLDKMFGAWLGELDKLTQSLDTDKPMEPVKRSPLRQETNIANFSYRFSMYNLNEALNQGETVDLDALMADLCSIEQELSSIGSQSANSTSMKRFAPDGKMVQRPPGGSRLAGKHSSMKGLSCSSSNRVTKPSHAIFSLDDITAQLEKASLSMDEAAQQPVMEDIKPVVTTQHRRTASAGTVSDADVRSISNSSRSSITSAASSMDSLDIDKVTRPQELDLTQQAQPISEHVVSVEPSSKRVRRHIDFSEEETELASHSYLDRETSLLLRNIAGKPSHLLTKEEQAAKLKAEKIRVALEKIKEAQVKKLVIRVHMSDDSSKTMMVDERQTVRQVLDNLMDKSHCGFSLDWSLVETISELQMERIFEDHENLVENLLNWTRDSQNKLMFVERIEKYALFKNPQNYLLGKRETSEMADRNKEVLLEECFCGSSVTVPEIEGVLWLKDDGKKSWKKRYFLLRASGIYYVPKGKAKVSRDLVCFLQLDHVNVYYGQDYRNKYKAPTDYCLVLKHPQIQKKSQYIKYLCCDDVRTLHQWVNGIRIAKYGKQLYVNYQEALKRTESAYDWTSLSSSSIKSGSSSSSLPESQSNHSNQSDSGVSDTQMGHVRSQSIVSSIFSEAWKRGTQLEESSKISARMDSISRPFTSLAIPLSPQTKTAAPYATASQPSPPLPPPPPPPPPPPPPPPPPPPPLPSQSVPSGGGSATVFVKYSTITRLQNASQHGGLLFKPPLMAQQPPPLPPPGKPPTPLPPNGVVPPPPPPPPPPTPGSAMAQLMKPVPSNPSVPQFTPPPPPLPPLKIHQVHQNIPLLPLTAVTAASPPPPPQMPAPPPPQAPPKPVMTLPTQNSAKAASPVLTQPTPPAPSAMKKQPSFTTPQIPLSPAQLGPTPPPTLPKQQSYSSKFPPSPQSPMPSVVKLIASQFPAPPPPPLPLSEPQPLKPAPLSVPPHSPPAVKAKPKWQPTSAPSPDFPPPPPESSLPFPSPPSPAPSAVSPTPEKPGGSPGKKANKTSSPGAKKPPPTPQRNSSIKSNSSAEYHESKRPSVDALVSKFAHPPEPSGSPSKETSAPPAAPPKPGKLNLPIVLQQAGLSAKAPTVGASGKGAGEEFPSPPSDSDFPPPPPEIELPLPPVEIPAVFSGNTSPKVAVVNPQPQPWSKSSGKKAPPPTRPKRNDSTRLTQAEIAESQVTTSSQVPTSPKSGLSVQPGFLADLNRTLQRKSITRHGSLSSARISRAEPTATMDDMALPPPPPELLSDKQKTSNFGGAHISGYATLRRGPPPAPPKRDQNTKLSRDW
- the RAPH1 gene encoding ras-associated and pleckstrin homology domains-containing protein 1 isoform X3 translates to MEQLSDEELDHGAEEDSDKEDQDLDKMFGAWLGELDKLTQSLDTDKPMEPVKRSPLRQETNIANFSYRFSMYNLNEALNQGETVDLDALMADLCSIEQELSSIGSQSANSTSMKRFAPDGKMVQRPPGGSRLAGKHSSMKGLSCSSSNRVTKPSHAIFSLDDITAQLEKASLSMDEAAQQPVMEDIKPVVTTQHRRTASAGTVSDADVRSISNSSRSSITSAASSMDSLDIDKVTRPQELDLTQQAQPISEEEQAAKLKAEKIRVALEKIKEAQVKKLVIRVHMSDDSSKTMMVDERQTVRQVLDNLMDKSHCGFSLDWSLVETISELQMERIFEDHENLVENLLNWTRDSQNKLMFVERIEKYALFKNPQNYLLGKRETSEMADRNKEVLLEECFCGSSVTVPEIEGVLWLKDDGKKSWKKRYFLLRASGIYYVPKGKAKVSRDLVCFLQLDHVNVYYGQDYRNKYKAPTDYCLVLKHPQIQKKSQYIKYLCCDDVRTLHQWVNGIRIAKYGKQLYVNYQEALKRTESAYDWTSLSSSSIKSGSSSSSLPESQSNHSNQSDSGVSDTQMGHVRSQSIVSSIFSEAWKRGTQLEESSKISARMDSISRPFTSLAIPLSPQTKTAAPYATASQPSPPLPPPPPPPPPPPPPPPPPPPPLPSQSVPSGGGSATVFVKYSTITRLQNASQHGGLLFKPPLMAQQPPPLPPPGKPPTPLPPNGVVPPPPPPPPPPTPGSAMAQLMKPVPSNPSVPQFTPPPPPLPPLKIHQVHQNIPLLPLTAVTAASPPPPPQMPAPPPPQAPPKPVMTLPTQNSAKAASPVLTQPTPPAPSAMKKQPSFTTPQIPLSPAQLGPTPPPTLPKQQSYSSKFPPSPQSPMPSVVKLIASQFPAPPPPPLPLSEPQPLKPAPLSVPPHSPPAVKAKPKWQPTSAPSPDFPPPPPESSLPFPSPPSPAPSAVSPTPEKPGGSPGKKANKTSSPGAKKPPPTPQRNSSIKSNSSAEYHESKRPSVDALVSKFAHPPEPSGSPSKETSAPPAAPPKPGKLNLPIVLQQAGLSAKAPTVGASGKGAGEEFPSPPSDSDFPPPPPEIELPLPPVEIPAVFSGNTSPKVAVVNPQPQPWSKSSGKKAPPPTRPKRNDSTRLTQAEIAESQVTTSSQVPTSPKSGLSVQPGFLADLNRTLQRKSITRHGSLSSARISRAEPTATMDDMALPPPPPELLSDKQKTSNFGGAHISGYATLRRGPPPAPPKRDQNTKLSRDW